The window TTGGCCTGATCGGCCATGATCGCGAGGAAGCGATCGCGTGCGCCTTCGTCGTTTCGTGCGGGGCCCTGTAGTGTTTCAATGAAGCCGTGCAGTGTCGCGAGCGGCGTGCGCAGTTCGTGGCTCGCGTTTGCGATGAAGTCGGTGCGCATTTCCAGCAGGCGGTGCTGCTCGGATTGGTCGTGCATCGTAATGAGAACCGCCCGCGCCTTGCGATGCTCTGTGTTGCCCAACGCGGAAATCGTAACGATGAAGCGGCGGCCAAGCACCCCGTGTGGCAACAGACGCGAGGTGCGGCGTTCCCCGTTTTCGAGCACGGCGCTCACGGATTCGAGCAGTTCGGGATCCCGACTGACATGTTCTAGAGATTTTCCGGCTTGAAGGAGGTCGAACACAGCGCGCGCCGGTTCATTGTAGCTTTGGATGATCGACGAGCGGTCAACGACGACGGCTGGATCGGGCATCGCAGCCACGACTTCGGGCCACGGTAAGACCTTTTCGCTGCGCGTCCTTTTGACGATCATCTCAAGCATGTCGTCACTCAGCGCATCGCTTCGCCAAATTGCGATGACAGCCGCGCCTATGGTCGCACCGCAGAGGGCCAGGATGACGCTGCGAAATGGTTCGGCCGCGTAAAGCGTGAGCAGAGCTGCGACGGGCGTCGCAACGCAAAAAGCGATGATCCCGAAGCGGCGGATGGACAAGCGTTCGCGAGATCGAAGAGACATCGGAGGTCCGGGCGAAAGACTAAGTCCGGCGCATGCCGCGGGCAGCAGGTCTCTTTGTCGTTGCACGTGTTCGTGTCGTGCGTGCGGGGCCGGTCGTCTCTTCCGTACCCGTCACGTTCGCGATCTCCATCGGCGATCGCACCGCAAGTTCGGCCAGGGAATGCTGATCGAGAACGGAAATGAACGCACCCAGAGCGTCATCAAACATAGCGTTGATGTTCGCAGGGTCGGATTCGGGTGACTTGCGGTTGCGTCCGCCTTCAACTTGGACGCGCGTCACCTCGATCGCGCGAACGATGTCGCCGATGCGAATTTCGGCGGCGGGACGCGCCAAACGGACACCACCGTTCGGTCCGCGCAAGGCCACGACGAAGCCAGCGCGCGACAGGATGTGCACGATCTTGAAGACGTTTTGTTTCGTAACACCCAGACGGCCCGAAATACTGGCAACCTTTACGAGCTGGTCACCTGCGTGGGCACAATCCACCAAAATACGGATTGCGTGTCCGGTTTGCTTCGTTAAGCGCATTTCGATACCTGAAAGGCAGCCCCGCGGCGCAAATATTCCATGGCAGAGCTTGTTTCACAGTTCTTGGCAACGTGGCAAGTGCCGGGGGCCGGGATGGCATGTACAATGTCGCCGAGTTCACTTGACACTGTCGATCCAGGCTCAATCTATACCTCTCCAGTAAATAAAAACGAAGGTATCCCCGTGGCTGCACTGCGAAATTCAAAGTTTGACGGAGATTTGGGAATGGCGAAGGCGGCGGTAGCTCTGGCGAGTGTGATTGGACTGGCGTTTGGCGTCGTCGTCACAGCGGCTGGCCCGGCGCGCGCCGATGCGCCGGCCGTAAAGGATATCGTTCAAAATTACGGGAATCTGGCGGAAACGATCTATGGCGACGCGCTGGCGAAGGCGCGCGATCTCGATAAGGCCGTTGATGATCTACTGGCTGAACCCACAACCGAAAAGCTCGCAGCGGCCCGCGACGCGTGGAAAGCGGCACGTGTTCCTTACATGCAGAGCGAAGGATTCCGGTTCGGCAACAGGATCGTGGACGATTGGGAAGGTCGTGTGAATTCCTGGCCGCTGGATGAGGGTTTGATCGATTACGTCGATGCAGCCAGCTACGGCGACGAAAAGGCAGAAAATCCTCTCTACACGGCCAATATCATTGCCAACAAATCCATTCGGCTCGGCCCGAAGGTTCTGGACGCGAGCAAGATCACCAAAGAGGTGATCGGCCAACTGAACAGTGCGCTGCACGTCGAATCGAATGTCGGCACGGGGTATCACGCCATTGAGTTTCTGCTTTGGGGGCAGGATCTGCACGGGACGGGACCCGGCGCTGGCGAACGGCCCGTTACGGACTACGATCTGAAGGCGTGCACGGGCGGGAATTGCGACCGGCGGCGCGATTATCTGAAGGCCGCGAGCGGTCTGCTGGTTGATGACCTTGCGGAGATGACCGGCAATTGGAAGGCGGGCGGACCCGCGCGGGTTGCACTTGAAGCGCAGGGCGATAACGTCGCGCTGTCGTCGATCCTGACAGGTATCGGCTCGCTGTCTTACGGTGAGCTTGCAGGCGAGCGCATGAAGCTTGGTGTGCTGCTGCACGATCCCGAGGAAGAGCACGATTGCTTCTCCGACAACACGCAGAACAGCCACTACTTCGATCAGGTCGGCATGATCGGGATCTGGAACGGAAAGTACGAGGGCTCAAAGACCGTCAGCGGCGCGAGCATCGCCGAATTGGCGCGGGCGAAGGCTCCGGAAGCCGCGAAGCGCGTGGACGAGGCGATGGCCAATACGCTCGCGAAGTTGAAGGCGATCAAAGACAAGGCCGACTCCGGCGAAATGGCCTACGACCAGATGCTGGCCGCTGGAAATGAAGCTGGCAACAAGATGATCCTCGACGGCGTAGATGCTCTCGTGGCGCAGGCGCGCGCGATCGAAGGCGTCGTCGCGGCGCTGCATCTCAAGATCAAGATGGAAGGTTCCGATAGCCTCGACAACCCGACGGCAGTTGGAAGCAAGTAGCGGCCAGGCATCGCGAGCGTTCGCGATGCGTGTGCGGTTATAAGAGGAAGCATGGGTACGACACGACGACAGTTTGTTGCGGGCGCCGCCGCGTTTTCGGGTGGCGTCGCAGCGTCTTTCGCCGGCACCGCGTACGTTGCCAGAGCGCGGGACGCGCTAACGCCGGAAATCGTGGCGGAGCCCATCGCGTCCGGCGTCAAGCATCTCGCGCTTGATCTCGCCGAGCGGCCGACGGCGCTTCCGTGCTTCAATGGCGCGACGTTGCCGTTGTGGACGTTCGAAGAAGGAACGACGTTTCCCATCGTGCGGATGAAACTTGGCGAGCGTCTTGAGACGACGTTGGTCAATAACCTGCCGCGGCAGGGCGAATACGTGTCGATCCATTGGCACGGTCTCAGGATACCGAACGATCAGGACGGTGTTCCGTTTCTCACGCAGCAGCCGATCGAGCCCGGCGCCAAGGGCAGCTACAGTTTCACGCCGCCCGACACCGGGTCGTTCTTTTTTCACACGCACTGCAATTCGGCGGAGCATTTCGGACGCGG is drawn from Hyphomicrobium methylovorum and contains these coding sequences:
- a CDS encoding ATP-binding protein, which codes for MSLRSRERLSIRRFGIIAFCVATPVAALLTLYAAEPFRSVILALCGATIGAAVIAIWRSDALSDDMLEMIVKRTRSEKVLPWPEVVAAMPDPAVVVDRSSIIQSYNEPARAVFDLLQAGKSLEHVSRDPELLESVSAVLENGERRTSRLLPHGVLGRRFIVTISALGNTEHRKARAVLITMHDQSEQHRLLEMRTDFIANASHELRTPLATLHGFIETLQGPARNDEGARDRFLAIMADQANRMKRLIDDLLLLSRAEEKANLKPTGTVDVNGLLADVGRALAPIAAARDIKITIANTPEPLVALGDRDELFQVFHNLIENSIKYGRESGKVTVTPEFKPSSKDAASGSTPHAIVSVSDNGPGISPEHLPRLTERFYRVNAEHSRRVGGTGLGLAITKHILTRHSAELSVESVVGQGTTFRVTLPALKYNCNSIS
- a CDS encoding RrF2 family transcriptional regulator, giving the protein MRLTKQTGHAIRILVDCAHAGDQLVKVASISGRLGVTKQNVFKIVHILSRAGFVVALRGPNGGVRLARPAAEIRIGDIVRAIEVTRVQVEGGRNRKSPESDPANINAMFDDALGAFISVLDQHSLAELAVRSPMEIANVTGTEETTGPARTTRTRATTKRPAARGMRRT
- a CDS encoding imelysin family protein translates to MAKAAVALASVIGLAFGVVVTAAGPARADAPAVKDIVQNYGNLAETIYGDALAKARDLDKAVDDLLAEPTTEKLAAARDAWKAARVPYMQSEGFRFGNRIVDDWEGRVNSWPLDEGLIDYVDAASYGDEKAENPLYTANIIANKSIRLGPKVLDASKITKEVIGQLNSALHVESNVGTGYHAIEFLLWGQDLHGTGPGAGERPVTDYDLKACTGGNCDRRRDYLKAASGLLVDDLAEMTGNWKAGGPARVALEAQGDNVALSSILTGIGSLSYGELAGERMKLGVLLHDPEEEHDCFSDNTQNSHYFDQVGMIGIWNGKYEGSKTVSGASIAELARAKAPEAAKRVDEAMANTLAKLKAIKDKADSGEMAYDQMLAAGNEAGNKMILDGVDALVAQARAIEGVVAALHLKIKMEGSDSLDNPTAVGSK